Proteins from one Oryza sativa Japonica Group chromosome 12, ASM3414082v1 genomic window:
- the LOC4351860 gene encoding probable GPI-anchored adhesin-like protein PGA55: MPPSPSLRRSPSKEISHRRGHSFGSTVPAKPKDDELALFNDMRKNEEDNFLLESSDNFDETISKLSYFPDLKLGVNIARREESRDFLNTDGDKNDYDWLLTPPETPLFRSLDDDEDKLAGPAPRGRAQTKPILISRSSTMENAQRSSRSSASPNRLSLSPRSSSSNTALTRTRSTNSSSRCSPPLSLQSSTPSRRSPTPPGNKTLTPPRRSPSPASRRMSATSSGPTLNGTRGASPVKTNRRSSSPKFQGWQSSDPGFSFDAPPNLRTSMSDRPLSRSRGGSPSSFSGLNMVSRGRRQSMSPTPSRRTISSHSTERDRFSSYSKASATSSGEDDLDSMQSVPIDYSSSPAVKKSLAVMKTRTIASSQKPSKSFSPSSAPKRSFDSAVWLMDHRKAPQSMFRPLLSSVPTTTFVAGKGNVVHRPTFSHISSVTTSSNASSEHGATFSPCVDIDHERHDLVGQWETNDSSRIHEEIFMFDKSDELNEGSNCHQHSLSTTCSGLENSSGRVNCVESTKEGLDMKSRRTADQISCGFASSSEVGDGEMATCTRCGKIFNVMYLSGDNYCEECDFGDGIFSAGSKIQTTEGLHQKDHKFTQSKVCIPSEDRRPIALDCVEDSSDVSLDHQLVSNEPPADYLQRYSTESVVHTNEEKMLGKHLMNLKENISPHDIGDSSMGNSNDISPHTCSVSDYQEAEAAHVTEYKLFRLQKGNQNHEMAQCLSESDCQHNGFISGMVASGSHELGSTGPPSLKVENAEGNGISVLLLEETRSKKWPIVEGRTLVTTNIHCLEPYYTADSVSLMKRSIGRDSSSAASSIDLGPSGQSDVRFERLRSGKKGDFEKSQISCQSIASVSDMSISGSSASHYPQSYVNGDGCHPIYSLETSALTAAVFTEEHDGSFKEALSSAIECWSVAQAIVNDDCEVEDEVTQNQDKERMARDDNLGVDMCSSYTEVPSDMPQSPAADVSFIEKTENDSQEVPAIADYSVATPEHPCDENNSDIPRILSETVAASDDESKLDDCGVSSVPEEGALVSARDETKDEGRRKQFQRCFTLEEATDTILFCSSIVHDLAYKAATVGLEREQEAEFAHAPRPTVTMVEKFIPREDGLLRGPQRRTTRRKVERKIPEGDGESITDTARTEVITKEPAPVRSSSEITTFDSLKPPKMESKCNCTIM; this comes from the exons ATGCCACCCTCTCCCTCCCTGAGGAGATCTCCTTCAAAGGAGATTTCCCATAGGAGGGGCCACAGTTTTGGGAGCACAGTGCCTGCTAAACCAAAGGATGACGAACTCGCATTGTTCAATGATATGCGGAAAAATGAGGAGGACAACTTCTTGTTGGAGTCGTCCGATAATTTTGATGAAACGATCT CAAAATTGAGCTATTTTCCGGATCTCAAGCTTGGCGTCAACATTGCCAGACGAGAAGAAAGCCGTGATTTTCTTAACACTGATGGTGACAAGAATGATTATGATTG GTTGTTGACTCCTCCAGAAACACCACTTTTCCGTTCATTGGATGATGATGAAGACAAGCTCGCTGGTCCAGCTCCTAGGGGCAGGGCTCAGACAAAGCCAATATTGATTTCAAGGTCATCAACA ATGGAAAATGCTCAAAGATCTAGTAGAAGCAGTGCAAGCCCAAATAGACTAAGCTTGTCACCACGCTCAAGTAGCAGCAATACAGCTCTGACAAGGACAAGATCAAcgaattcatcttctcgttgtAGCCCACCACTTTCTCTGCAATCATCCACACCATCTCGAAGATCTCCAACTCCTCCGGGTAATAAGACATTAACACCACCACGGAGGTCACCTAGTCCTGCCTCAAGGAGGATGAGTGCTACTTCAAGTGGACCAACGCTGAATGGAACAAGGGGAGCTTCACCTGTGAAAACTAATCGTAGGTCATCTTCTCCAAAATTTCAAGGATGGCAGTCAAGTGATCCCGGTTTCTCTTTTGATGCACCTCCAAACCTTCGCACATCTATGTCAGACCGCCCATTATCCCGTTCAAGGGGTGGGTCCCCTTCATCTTTCAGTGGATTAAACATGGTTTCAAGAGGTAGAAGACAATCAATGTCTCCTACCCCGTCAAGAAGAACTATTTCGTCCCATAGTACTGAACGAGATCGTTTCAGTTCATACAGCAAAGCTTCTGCAACATCTTCTGGTGAAGATGATCTAGACTCTATGCAGTCTGTGCCAATTGACTATTCCAGCAGTCCAGCTGTAAAAAAGAGCCTGGCAGTGATGAAGACCAGAACAATTGCATCATCACAGAAGCCATCCAAGAGTTTCTCTCCTAGTTCTGCCCCAAAGAGATCATTTGATTCTGCTGTTTGGTTGATG GATCATCGCAAAGCACCTCAAAGTATGTTCAGGCCACTTCTGTCAAGTGTCCCCACTACCACTTTTGTAGCCGGCAAAGGAAATGTTGTTCATCGCCCTACGTTTTCACACATTTCCTCAGTCACAACCAGCAGCAACGCAAGTTCTGAGCATGGTGCCACTTTTAGCCCTTGTGTGGACATTGACCATGAACGACATGATCTAGTTGGTCAATGGGAAACAAATGACAGTTCCAGAATCCATGAAGAGATATTTATGTTTGATAAATCTGATGAGCTGAATGAAGGATCCAATTGTCATCAGCACAGTTTATCAACTACTTGTAGTGGTTTAGAGAACTCATCAGGCAGAGTCAATTGTGTAGAGAGCACCAAAGAAGGCCTTGATATGAAAAGTAGACGAACAGCTGATCAGATTTCATGTGGTTTTGCAAGTAGTTCTGAGGTTGGAGATGGTGAAATGGCCACATGCACTAGATGTGGAAAGATTTTtaatgtgatgtatttgagtggTGATAATTATTGTGAAGAGTGTGATTTTGGGGATGGGATATTTTCTGCAGGATCTAAGATACAAACTACAGAAGGACTACATCAGAAGGACCATAAATTTACGCAATCTAAAGTTTGCATTCCATCGGAAGATCGTCGTCCTATAGCACTAGATTGTGTAGAAGATAGCAGTGATGTATCTCTTGACCATCAGTTAGTGAGCAATGAACCTCCAGCTGATTATTTACAAAGGTACTCCACTGAATCAGTGGTGCACACAAATGAGGAAAAGATGTTGGGGAAGCATTTGATGAATCTTAAAGAAAATATCAGTCCACATGATATTGGTGACTCTTCAATGGGAAATAGCAATGATATTTCACCACATACATGTAGTGTAAGTGACTATCAAGAAGCTGAAGCAGCACATGTGACAGAGTATAAGCTTTTCAGACTACAAAAAGGTAACCAAAATCATGAAATGGCCCAATGCCTGTCAGAATCAGATTGCCAACATAATGGATTTATTTCTGGTATGGTGGCCAGTGGATCTCATGAACTGGGGTCAACTGGGCCTCCAAGCCTTAAGGTTGAAAATGCTGAGGGCAACGGTATATCGGTACTCTTATTGGAGGAGACAAGAAGCAAGAAATGGCCTATTGTGGAAGGGAGGACTTTGGTTACTACCAACATTCATTGTTTGGAACCCTATTATACAGCAGATAGTGTCAGTTTGATGAAGCGTAGCATTGGACGGGATAGCTCTTCAGCTGCTTCTTCCATTGATCTAGGGCCATCAGGGCAATCAGATGTACGCTTTGAGCGCCTTAGAAGTGGTAAGAAGGGTGACTTCGAGAAGTCTCAAATAAGTTGTCAAAGCATTGCTTCAGTGTCGGATATGTCAATTAGCGGTTCATCAGCTTCACATTACCCTCAGAGTTATGTAAATGGAGATGGTTGCCATCCAATCTATAGTTTGGAAACAAGTGCTTTGACAGCTGCGGTTTTTACCGAAGAACATGATGGATCTTTTAAAGAAGCTCTCTCAAGTGCTATAGAGTGCTGGTCTGTTGCACAAGCCATTGTAAATGATGATTGTGAAGTAGAAGATGAAGTAACTCAGAATCAAGATAAAGAAAGGATGGCTCGTGATGATAATTTAGGTGTTGACATGTGTTCATCATACACTGAAGTGCCAAGTGACATGCCCCAGTCTCCTGCTGCTGACGTTAGCTTCATAGAAAAGACAGAGAACGATAGTCAAGAAGTTCCGGCCATCGCTGACTACTCAGTTgcaactccagaacatccatgtgATGAGAACAATTCTGACATTCCTAGAATTCTGTCTGAAACGGTTGCAGCTTCTGATGACGAAAGCAAGTTGGATGATTGTGGTGTATCATCTGTCCCTGAGGAGGGTGCATTGGTTTCTGCAAGAGATGAAACCAAAGATG AAGGAAGGAGGAAACAATTTCAGAGATGCTTCACTTTAGAAGAGGCTACGGATACAATTCTCTTTTGTAGTTCCATTGTTCATGACCTAGCATACAAGGCTGCAACAGTTGGACTGGAGCGAGAGCAGGAAGCTGAATTCGCTCATGCCCCTCGACCAACAGTGACCATGGTAGAAAAATTCATTCCAAGGGAAGATGGTTTGTTGAGAGGTCCTCAGAGGCGAACGACAAGGCGTAAGGTTGAAAGGAAAATACCAGAAGGTGATGGAGAATCCATCACAGATACTGCCAGGACAGAAGTAATTACTAAAGAGCCAGCACCTGTACGTTCTTCTTCTGAAATTACTACATTTGATAGCTTGAAGCCTCCAAAGATGGAGTCGAAGTGCAACTGCACAATTATGTGA